Within Bacteroidales bacterium, the genomic segment TAACTGATGATTTGGAATTAACAGATCATCATGTCAGAATATTGACCGGTATCAGAAGATGTGGTAAGAGCACGGTATTGTTACAAATTGCCAGGAAACATTCTCGTTTCAATTATTTGAGTTTTGAAGATCCTCGTTTATCGACTTTCGTGGTGAATGATTTTTTCAAGTTGGAGAAAATATTTGGCAGGGCCGGTAGTTCGGAACTGTTCTTTTTCGATGAAATCCAAAATGTGGATGGCTGGGAGAGGTACGTAAGGGTGTTGCATGATAAAAAGAAGAAGGTGATTGTCACCGGATCGAATGCAAAAATCCTGAGTAAAGAATTGGGCACAAGCTTAACCGGACGCCAGATTTCTCTTGAGGTTTTCCCGTTCTCCTACCTGGAATATCTTACTCATTTTGATTTAAATGCCGGGATAGAATCATTTTCGGGCTATTTTCAAATGGGAGGAATGCCTGAATTCCTCAATACCAAAAACAAGGATGTATTACTGAATTTGTATAACGATTTGATTTATCGCGACATTGTTGTCAGGCATAGTTTACGTAGCCCGAAAATTGTGAGAGAACTTGGTGTCTATTTGGCAAGCAATATCGGGAAGGAGTTTTCTTATAACAATTTGTCCAAT encodes:
- a CDS encoding ATP-binding protein, with the translated sequence MELTDHHVRILTGIRRCGKSTVLLQIARKHSRFNYLSFEDPRLSTFVVNDFFKLEKIFGRAGSSELFFFDEIQNVDGWERYVRVLHDKKKKVIVTGSNAKILSKELGTSLTGRQISLEVFPFSYLEYLTHFDLNAGIESFSGYFQMGGMPEFLNTKNKDVLLNLYNDLIYRDIVVRHSLRSPKIVRELGVYLASNIGKEFSYNNLSNIFELGSSNTIASYISYFEDAYLFFAVPRFSFSLKQRAKNPKKVYGIDTGLLALLSMSFSKDQGRLLENLVFIHFKRLGKEIAYYRQKGECDFIVSVSKKLEMAVQVCYDLNADNLPREVNGLAEALKELDLSEGFIFTFKQKDELEKDGKTIHVIPVWEWMAFGLSD